Proteins encoded within one genomic window of Humulus lupulus chromosome 1, drHumLupu1.1, whole genome shotgun sequence:
- the LOC133829753 gene encoding uncharacterized protein LOC133829753 produces MNPITSLVYYDGHWNENNVYDDFKMLGVLIPLDCSFTTLMNILSTELSTILSIENATIEYQVAETFPPLKINKNNQTITCGALQKMSSTVASSSNNIVNDISDTSTFSINEPQELPNFIQLADQITDLILEKEQHESIPEHIGTETTVITHAISDEIREKQFKVHKSCKKEYQLKCLDSECTWSFRAARYGKTDMFQFRKLNRSHTCSLDIILGDHRQASSSMVGNVVKSKFTDPKTNYSPKDIAKDMLDRYVVSMSYQKAWRSKEKTVNFVHGSSQDSNRDIPRYQHILKHKNPGTVIDLEIDSPNRFKYLFMAMGQSILSWKHCIPVIVVDGTFLKAAFGSTLLTASTQDANRHIFPLAFAITDSENNDSWEWFFRIIKECYGEREELCIVSDRHESIENAIKNVFPNVTHGVCSYHLFCNIKTKFRTDAEATNIAFHAAAKAYNLEDFEKYMKDLDSLHEGIRPFLANEVKYEKWARIYSKSRRYAAMTSNIAESINAALKKMRELPVTTLLECLRNLIKKWSYNNKKEAEATFTDLPKKQEEYLRKNFVEPARTLNYSVHSGLTSSIVDIAKKSCTCNKFDLDELPCEHAMAVIRKMNLQYKKHCSYYFTKQAMLSTYNASIYPLGDPKTWRVPPNVEEIEVLPQKGNRKSGRPRKKSTVIGTLLITITCDKAL; encoded by the exons ATGAATCCAATAACATCTTTGGTATATTATGATGGTCATTGGAATGAAAATAATGTGTATGATGATTTCAAAATGCTTGGAGTGTTAATACCATTAGATTGCTCATTTACAACACTAATGAATATCTTGTCTACAGAGTTGTCTACCATTCTGTCAATAGAAAATGCAACAATTGAGTACCAGGTTGCAGAAACATTTCCTCCATTGAAGATCAATA AGAACAACCAAACTATCACCTGTGGAGCACTTCAAAAGATGAGTTCTACTGTTGCTTCAAGTAGTAATAATATAGTGAATGATATTTCAGACACatcaacattctctataaatgAACCTCAAGAACTACCAAATTTCATTCAATTGGCAGATCAAATTACAGATTTAATTTTGGAGAAGGAACAACATGAATCAATTCCTGAACACATCGGAACAGAAACTACAGTTATAACTCATGCAATTTCTGATGAAATAAGAGAAAAACAG TTCAAGGTCCACAAATCTTGCAAAAAAGAATATCAGTTGAAGTGCCTTGATTCAGAATGTACGTGGTCATTTCGTGCTGCAAGATATGGAAAGACAGATATGTTCCAATTTAGGAAGCTCAATCGTTCCCACACATGTTCCTTGGACATTATTCTTGGAGATCACCGCCAAGCTTCAAGTAGTATGGTTGGGAATGTTGTGAAGAGCAAGTTCACAGATCCAAAAACAAATTATAGTCCTAAAGATATAGCTAAAGACATGTTGGACAGATATGTAGTTTCCATGAGTTACCAAAAAGCATGGCGATCTAAGGAAAAAACAGTTAATTTTGTACATGGTTCAAGTCAAGATTCCAACCGAGACATTCCACGATATCAGCACATTTTGAAGCACAAAAATCCAGGTACTGTAATAGATTTGGAAATTGATAGTCCAAACAgatttaaatatctttttatggCTATGGGACAATCAATTCTAAGTTGGAAACATTGCATTCCAGtaattgttgttgatggaacaTTCCTAAAAGCTGCATTTGGCAGTACACTTCTCACAGCTTCAACACAAGATGCAAATAGACACATCTTCCCATTGGCTTTTGCTATAACAGATTCTGAAAACAATGATTCATGGGAGTGGTTCTTCAGAATAATAAAAGAATGTTATGGAGAAAGAGAAGAGTTGTGTATAGTTTCAGATAGACATGAAAGCATAGAGAATGCTATAAAAAATGTCTTTCCAAATGTAACTCATGGAGTGTGCTCCTACCATCTTTTCTGCAACATAAAGACCAAGTTTAGAACAGATGCAGAAGCAACCAATATCGCATTTCATGCTGCTGCAAAAGCTTATAACTTGGAAGATTTTGAAAAATACATGAAGGACTTGGACAGTTTACATGAAGGAATCCGCCCTTTTCTAGCCAATGAGGTTAAATATGAAAAGTGGGCAAGAATCTACTCCAAAAGTCGTAGATATGCAGCTATGACTTCAAACATAGCTGAATCCATTAATGCAGCACTAAAAAAAATGAGAGAGCTTCCAGTAACAACATTACTTGAGTGCCTTAGAAACCTGATTAAAAAATGGAGctacaacaacaaaaaagaagcAGAAGCAACCTTTACAGACTTGCCAAAGAAACAAGAGGAATACTTAAGAAAGAACTTT GTAGAACCAGCTAGAACACTCAATTACAGTGTACATAGTGGTTTAACATCAAGCATTGTAGACATTGCAAAGAAATCATGCACTTGTAACAAGTTTGATTTGGATGAATTACCTTGTGAACATGCCATGGCAGTCATTAGAAAGATGAACCTTCAGTATAAAAAACATTGCTCATATTATTTCACAAAACAAGCCATGTTGAGCACCTATAATGCATCAATATATCCATTGGGAGATCCAAAAACATGGAGAGTTCCACCTAATGTTGAGGAAATAGAAGTACTACCTCAAAAGGGGAACAGAAAAAGTGGAAGGCCAAGGAAAAAAAG TACAGTGATTGGAACATTACTTATCACTATTACTTGTGATAAAGCTTTATGA